A stretch of DNA from Candidatus Bathyarchaeota archaeon:
CTTTTGATGTTCCATCTGCAGGGTCTGAAACTATTACTTTGAATTTTGCCAAGCGCTTTTTTCTCTCCTACGCATTTCTCGTGACGTTAACAGAATGGGGAACAGCTGTTTATTAAAGATTACCCACATTAGCAGCTCCTCTTTCTGAAAATATTATAGCATCATGTTTGAACAAATACGGAACTGGACTCGATAATATTTGATAATAATGAAATCAGGACCGTTGAACGTCATAAAGTTAAACTGCTTTTATTGTTCTAACCCTTATTTGTTTTTGCAGTATATTTTCTAAACAAATTGGAAAACCTCATATACAGCCACAAACCAGAGGAATATGTGTTCCTCGTGGGAGGTTCAAAAAAATGTCCCCTAAGTTAACCCTTCGAGCCTCGAAAAATTTGCTTATGTATTGGTTAGCCGATATTCTGGAATCTGAGATTCCTGACGTGGACATTTTTGGCTCGGACCGCAAACTACTAGACTTTGCTTATCAAGACTTAACAATATGTCTAGCAGCAAAAGACGACGACAAAAAAGTTGATATCGCAGAAATTCTTAACGATGAAACTCGCCACGAAGAAGTAAAATCGTTCCTGAAAGTTTGGACCCAACAATGGCTCCATAAATGGCGAGAACGGGTCACGTTCTGTCAAAAAATGCCACACTTTTCTTTAGAGCATGTACAATTACGAAAGAATGCTACAAAAAACTACAAGGCAATGGAACATGGTGAAGAACTGAAAAAGATGATTGTTCAAAAATTAATCAACAACGGCGAAGTCTGCATGCCTGAACTAATCGCAGAAAACATGATAATTGAAGAAATGACTGGTCGCATGCGAATTAATAAACGCATGGCACCTGAAGACCAAATTACGATGGAGCCGTATGATCTTTTTCAGAATGTGTCGCCACAAGTGAAGAAACTGTCAGAGCGTAAAATACCCTTGATTCGGTTGAAGCTAATGACTGACGCTCAAGTATAATCTGGTCTCAACTTAAGATCGCTCTTTGTTACATCATTTCTTTCATCGCTGATGTTATGTCAATGTTTTGTTTGGGCAATTTTGTCAATTTTTCATTTTTTACATGTGAAAGACTGTCACTGTAGATGGGTCTTTCTTTTTTGTAGAATATTCCAATGGGTATTCGGTCATCCCATTCTAGGGCTTTTTCTATCGCCTTTTTGTGGTCTGTTACATCATGGTTTTCGTCTTCAAGTTTGTAGACCCTTTGATTGAACCAATCATAGGTGTTCAAATAATTGAAGGTTACACAAGGCTGGAAAACGTCAATAAATGCAAATCCTCGGTGTTTTATCGCCTCTACAATTAGGCTCTTTAGATGGAACATGTCCCCTGAAAATCCCCGTGCCACAAAGGTTCCGTTACTAACCAAGGCATGAGCTATAGGATTTAACATGGGCGGAATAACACCAAAAGGGGTAGACTTTGATTTGAATCCCTGTTGGCTGGTTGGCGTGGCCTGACCAGTAGTTAAACCCAAAACCATGTTATTATGAACAATTAACGTCATGTTCACGTTTGTTCGTAACGCATGAGCAAAATGTCCCCAGCCTTCATTGTACTGGTCGGAATCCCCAGCAAAACCAATTACCGTTAAGTTCGGGTTTGCCAATTTTATGCCCTGTGCAGTAGGCAACACTCGCCCGTGGATACCATGGAACCCATTGATGTTCACGTAATTAACAATCTTGCCATGGCAACCAATTCCTGAAACCATCACTGCGTCTTCTCGTTCAATACCTGTTTCTATAAAAGCTTTCTTGAAAGCCATTAAAATTCCAAAATTGCCACATCCAGGACACCACGTATTAGTTTTTGGTGTTTTCAAATCATTAAGAGAAACCATTTAGAGCACCTCCCGAATGCGTTGGGCTAACTCTTCTGGATTGAAGGGTCTACCGTCATATTTCAAAATCTTATGGTCAACAGTCATTAACAGATGTTCTTGAATCAGGCTGGACAATTGAGAAGTTTTATTATTCTCTACAATAACTGTCTTTTTCGCAGATTTAATATAATTTTTAATTTTGTTTATTGGGAACGGACTTAAATACAAAATTTGCAAAAAGTTAACGTTTTTTCCTTCGTTGCTTAAAATTTTCATTGCCTCGCGAATAGGTCCTTTAGTAGAACCCCAACTTACAATTGTTATATCTGAGTTTTCTGGACCATAAAACTTGACTGTTTCATAGTTTTCCAATTCTTTAGTTAACCCTTCCAATTTTTTGAAACGCTTGTCATTCATTTTTGTTGTCAAAACTGGGTCTTCAGTAGTGTACCCTAACTCATTATGTTCATCCGCGTTGGTTCTTACTATTGCCCCTTTAATTCCAGGAATAGCTCTGATTGAAATTCCATTTTCAGTTAATTTGTGCCTCATGTATTCTTCTTCTTGAGTATAGGTATCATCAGTTATGAGCTGTCCCCGGTCAATTCCTATTTTGTTTTGATTAAAAATTTCTGTGGTTCCGTTGCTTTCGGACAAATATTTGTCAGAGATAATTATTGCAGGTATCTGAAACTTTTCTGCTAAATTGAATGCATCTAATGTGTTGTAAAAGCATTCTTCTACATCTCCTGGTGCGATTATTGCCCGGGGGAATTCTCCTTGAGATGCATGAATCGCAAATCTTAGGTCTCCTTGTGCGGTGTATGTGGGTAGTCCTGTGCTCGGTCCTGGTCTTTGAGCCAGAACTATAACTGGAGAAGTTTCTGTCATCCCTACCATTCCTAATGCTTCTACCATTAAGGAGAAGCCTCCCCCTGATGTGGCAGTCATGGACCTTACTCCCGCATAAGATGCCCCTGCAACCATGTTCATTGCTGCAATTTCGCTTTCAGTTTGCATTACAACAATTTTGTATTCTCTGTCCAAGGGCGCAAGAAAATGAAGAATAGTAGTAGCAGGAGTCATCGGATAGGCGGCATAAAACTTGCATCCAGCATTTAACGCCCCTAGACCAATTGCTTCGTTTCCTGTTAGAAAAAGTCTTTTTTTGCCTGCTGACTCTGTTTTCTCAAGTTTGTATCCAAAACTGTTCCCGTAATTTTCTTTAACATAATCGTAACCCCGCTTTGCAGCTTCAATGTTCTGTTGTGCAACTTTTTGGTTAAACGTGTCTTGTAATACTTCATTCAGAATTGTTGTGTCATAATCTAAAAGAGCATTTGCTGCGCCCAAAGCAACAGTGTTCTCCATTATTTGGGGTCCTTCAAGTTCTTTGGCAATTTTTCTGAGGGGCACATGATATAGGTTTATGTCGTTTCTTTCTAACTCTTCTTGAGTTATGCTGAATTCTTCTTGGTCATAAATTATTCCTGCCCCTGAAATTAGTTCATCTTTATGAAAAAAAACAGTTTCTTTGTTTAGAGCGATAAGAAGGTCGGTTTTGTCTGCTTGGGAATAAATTTCTTCTTCACATGCTCTTACTGTGTAAAAGTTGTGTCCACCCCGAATCAGAGATTGATAATCGTTAGCACCAAAGACGCATAATCCGCCTCTTAGGCAAGATTTAGCAAATAGTAATCCAGAACGGCTTATTCCTGCTCCGGCTTCTCCACCAACTAACAACGAAACCTTGTTAACTATCATTTAGGCACCAAAAGTTCAGATGATTTTTTCGTTGGTCTCTAAGTTAGTAATGTGAATAGCGTTAAATGGACAAGCTTTGGCGGCTTTTTCGTAGCAACCCAAATCGGTTAACTCTTTTGTTTCCCCTTTTTCATCTTTTTTTGCATTTTCCATGTGAGATTTTCCTGTTTCATCTGAAAGAACAAAATCTGCACACAATTCAACACATGCCCCAAAACCTTGACAAACAGTATGATCTATTTCCACTCGATATTGAACCATAAAAACTCCTTCATTATAAGATGGGATTTTCAAGCTATATTGTTTACTATTTTTGTTCGAAAATTTGAAAGTTTAAGTGTCATATTTTCCTGTTATGTGTTGATGGGGGCATTATGATGAAAGAAGCAATGTTTTATGAAAAATTAGCTGACAAGCGAGTTAACTGTAACTTGTGCAGTCACCGTTGCCGAAAAATTGCAGAATCAAAAAGAGGACTTTGTGGAGTTCGAGAAAATATTGATGGCAAATTGTTCAGCTTAGTTTATGGACGGCTTGTAGCCAGATCAGTTGACCCCATCGAAAAAAAGCCGCTCTTCCATTTTCTTCCGGGCTCTTTGTCATATTCAATATCTACTGTTGGGTGTAACTTTCGTTGTGCTAACTGCCAAAATTTTGATATTTCACAGTTGCCCAGTGAACGCAAAGTTGTAGTCGGCAATGAAACATCTCCAGAATCAGTTATTTCTGCAGCGAAAGAAAACGGGTGCAAAAGCATAGCATACACCTACACTGAACCAACGATCTTTTTTGAGTATGCCTTAGATGTTGCCAAATTGGCAAAAAAAGCTGGACTCAGGAACGTTTTCGTTACCAACGGTTACATAACTGAAGAAGCACTGCGTGAAATAGCCCCGTATTTGGATGCTGCCAACATTGATTTGAAAAGTTTTAGCGATGAATTTTATCGTAACAACTGTGGCGCTCATTTACAGCCTGTTTTGGATTCAATTAAACTGCACAAGAGCCTTGGAATTTGGGTCGAATTAACTACTTTGGTTATTCCAACATTGAATGATTCAGAAAATGAATTGAATCAGATTGCAAGCTTCATTAAAGAAAAAGTAGGTGCAGAAACACCTTGGCATTTGTCTGGTTTTCATCCAATGTATAAATTGTTAGATGTTCCTCGTACTCCTGTTGTGACTCTGCAGAAAGCCCGTCAAATTGGATTTGATGCAGGTTTAAAATATGTTTACGTGGGCAATGTTCCAGGAGAAAACGGAGAAAATACCTATTGTCCTAATTGTGGAGAAAAGGTAATTCAACGATATGGTTGTCATATTGAGAAAAATAAGGTTGTACAATCTAAATGTCCCCAGTGTGAGAAAAAAATTGATGGTGTATTTGCTTGAGTTGTTGTACGTGATAAAAATGACACCTAACAGATTAAACGTTTCAAAAATTAGATAGGGTATGTGGAAGAGCGCACACAAAAGAAAAGGGCAGAAACTTGTCTTGGAGTTCATCCCTTTCTTCTGTAGTGGGTGGAAACTGTGCGCTCTTCACTAACACCTTCTTTTGCTATTACCGATTTAACAGTTCAGAATTAGTGCTCATTATTTTAGGTCAAATTCTATCCAAAATTATTGAATACTTATTTAGCTAATATCAGAGTAGGGCGTCAACTAAGAATGATGCTCCAAAGTAGATTAATACTGCCCCGAAAACTGCAATCATGAGCCTGTACCATTTGAACTGTAATATTTTGGCTCCTTTTTTTGCAAAACCCGCAAGTAAGGTGAGCCATGCGTAATCCACCCAAACATGGAAAATATACATTAAAACTACTCCGCATAATCCTGCAAATTCTAAAGCCATTAGAATCAAACTTGCTCCTATGGTCAACCACCAGAGTATGAAGTAAGGATTTAGTCCTGTTAAAGCTAAACCAAGGAGTAACAGGTTTTTGTTGGTGCTTTTCGTCGGGTTTGTTTGTTCTGTTTGATTTATGCTGCTGCGTATTTGCATAAAACCAAAAACTATGAGGGCTGTACCTCCTGCAGCTCCGACAGCAAATCTGACGATTGGCTCGTTTGCGACTGTTAAGAGTCCCATGGCTAGTAACATGACTAGTGTGAATTCGATTATTGTGTGCCCTATCGAGAATATTATTCCGGTTTTGGTTCCTGTTTTTGCTCCGTGGGATAATGTTACAAAGAATAGTGGCCCTGGGGCTAGAGCACCTGAGATTGTTAGTATTGTGATGGTGGCAATGAAGTTGAGTAAGTCCATAAGCTATGAACAATGGTTTGATGATAAATAGTGTTGTGATTTTTGTTGTGTATTTGTGTTGGACATAAGCACAATAAGGTTTATTATATATTAAGATTTAATGTATACTTTAGTGATAAGTAAATGAGAGCCACCCCCATTTTCTTAGCCTTTTTCTTATTGTTTACTTTAGCATCATTGGCTGTTCCAATTCCCCTCTTCCCCGGAAGCGCCATAACCGCCTACATTCAAACCCCCGTCTCTGCAATTTCCGAATACATGACATACATCGCAGCAATAACAAACGGCCTAATCTACGGCATCGTAGTTTGGGTAGTGTTTTTCTTTGTAGACAAAAAACTAGAAAAA
This window harbors:
- a CDS encoding 2-oxoacid:ferredoxin oxidoreductase subunit beta: MVSLNDLKTPKTNTWCPGCGNFGILMAFKKAFIETGIEREDAVMVSGIGCHGKIVNYVNINGFHGIHGRVLPTAQGIKLANPNLTVIGFAGDSDQYNEGWGHFAHALRTNVNMTLIVHNNMVLGLTTGQATPTSQQGFKSKSTPFGVIPPMLNPIAHALVSNGTFVARGFSGDMFHLKSLIVEAIKHRGFAFIDVFQPCVTFNYLNTYDWFNQRVYKLEDENHDVTDHKKAIEKALEWDDRIPIGIFYKKERPIYSDSLSHVKNEKLTKLPKQNIDITSAMKEMM
- a CDS encoding ferredoxin, whose translation is MVQYRVEIDHTVCQGFGACVELCADFVLSDETGKSHMENAKKDEKGETKELTDLGCYEKAAKACPFNAIHITNLETNEKII
- the amrS gene encoding AmmeMemoRadiSam system radical SAM enzyme gives rise to the protein MKEAMFYEKLADKRVNCNLCSHRCRKIAESKRGLCGVRENIDGKLFSLVYGRLVARSVDPIEKKPLFHFLPGSLSYSISTVGCNFRCANCQNFDISQLPSERKVVVGNETSPESVISAAKENGCKSIAYTYTEPTIFFEYALDVAKLAKKAGLRNVFVTNGYITEEALREIAPYLDAANIDLKSFSDEFYRNNCGAHLQPVLDSIKLHKSLGIWVELTTLVIPTLNDSENELNQIASFIKEKVGAETPWHLSGFHPMYKLLDVPRTPVVTLQKARQIGFDAGLKYVYVGNVPGENGENTYCPNCGEKVIQRYGCHIEKNKVVQSKCPQCEKKIDGVFA
- a CDS encoding 2-oxoacid:acceptor oxidoreductase subunit alpha, which encodes MIVNKVSLLVGGEAGAGISRSGLLFAKSCLRGGLCVFGANDYQSLIRGGHNFYTVRACEEEIYSQADKTDLLIALNKETVFFHKDELISGAGIIYDQEEFSITQEELERNDINLYHVPLRKIAKELEGPQIMENTVALGAANALLDYDTTILNEVLQDTFNQKVAQQNIEAAKRGYDYVKENYGNSFGYKLEKTESAGKKRLFLTGNEAIGLGALNAGCKFYAAYPMTPATTILHFLAPLDREYKIVVMQTESEIAAMNMVAGASYAGVRSMTATSGGGFSLMVEALGMVGMTETSPVIVLAQRPGPSTGLPTYTAQGDLRFAIHASQGEFPRAIIAPGDVEECFYNTLDAFNLAEKFQIPAIIISDKYLSESNGTTEIFNQNKIGIDRGQLITDDTYTQEEEYMRHKLTENGISIRAIPGIKGAIVRTNADEHNELGYTTEDPVLTTKMNDKRFKKLEGLTKELENYETVKFYGPENSDITIVSWGSTKGPIREAMKILSNEGKNVNFLQILYLSPFPINKIKNYIKSAKKTVIVENNKTSQLSSLIQEHLLMTVDHKILKYDGRPFNPEELAQRIREVL
- a CDS encoding LysE family transporter — protein: MDLLNFIATITILTISGALAPGPLFFVTLSHGAKTGTKTGIIFSIGHTIIEFTLVMLLAMGLLTVANEPIVRFAVGAAGGTALIVFGFMQIRSSINQTEQTNPTKSTNKNLLLLGLALTGLNPYFILWWLTIGASLILMALEFAGLCGVVLMYIFHVWVDYAWLTLLAGFAKKGAKILQFKWYRLMIAVFGAVLIYFGASFLVDALL